GGCCGCGGAAGTACGATTCCAGCAGCCCGGTGTCCGTGTGGGTGAACTTGGCGCGGTCCGCCGGGGGTCCGGGCATGGCGACGGCCCCGCTGTTGCGGCCCAGCAGGTCGTCCCAGGAGGCGTAGAGACCGTAGTCGTTGTTGATCCAGGTCGCGACCACCGATATCGCGGTGAGCTGGCACAGGCCGATCATCAGGAACCGCAGCAGCCAGCGCACCGGCCGTGGCCCCCTGACGACCGACCACAGCACCATGGTCCCGACCACGCAGACTGCCGTGGCTGCGATCAGCACGACGAAGAACGCTGTTCCCGTCAAGCTCAAGGGTCAACCTCCGGCACGTCCATGATGAGTGATGATGTCCGGTTGCCACGGAATCACAGTCAGACGCGTTGATCCAAGCCGGTTCCGGCCATGATCCTCGTCTCACTCGTCGCCGAGCGTGCTCCGACCGGTCCCGCTAGCGTGAGGACATGATCCGGTTCGAGCAGGTCACCAAGCGGTATCCGGACGGTACGACGGCCGTGGACGACCTCTCCTTCGAGGTGGCCGAGGGCGAGCTGGTCACGCTCGTCGGCCCGTCGGGCTGCGGCAAGACGACGACCATGATGATGGTCAACCGGCTGATCGAGCCGACCTCCGGCCGGATCTTCGTCGACGGCGAGGACGTCGCCGGCGTCGACCCGGTGCGGCTGCGCCGCCGTATCGGGTACGTCATCCAGCAGGTGGGCCTCTTCCCGCACCGTACCGTCCTGGACAACACCGCGACCGTGCCCGCGCTGCTCGGCTGGAAGCGGGCGAAGGCGCGGGCGCGGGCGGCCGAGCTGCTGGATCTGGTGGGCCTGGACCCGAAGACGTACGGGCCGCGCTATCCGGAGCAGCTGTCCGGTGGGCAACGGCAGCGGGTCGGGGTGGCGCGGGCGCTCGCGGCGGATCCGCCGGTGCTGCTGATGGACGAGCCGTTCGGCGCGGTCGACCCGGTGGTGCGCGAGCAGTTGCAGGACGAGTTCCTGCGGATGCAGGCCGCCGTGCGCAAGACGGTGCTGCTGGTCACCCATGACATCGAGGAGGCCGTGCGGCTCGGCGACCGCATCGCCGTCTACGGACAGGGCCGGATCGAGCAGTTCGACACGCCGGGCGCGGTGCTGGGGGCGCCCGCGACCTCGTACGTCGCCGGTTTCGTGGGCGCCGACCGGGGGCTGAAGCGGCTGTCGGTCACCGCGATCGAGCCGGACGACCTGGAACAGCCGCCCGTGGCCCGGCTGGACGAACCCGCCGCGCACGCCGTCGGGCGACTGCGGGCCCAGGGGGCGCGGTGGGCCGTCGTCCTCGACGCGCACGGCGATCTGCACGGCTGGGTCGGCATCGAGGAGCTGGCACGCGGCGGCACGGTCGGGGACCGCACCCGCCGGATGACCGCCTGGCTGCCGGTGGGCGCGCCGCTGAAGCAGGCGTTCGGGGTGATGCTCCAGTACGACGCCGGGTGGGTCGCCGTGCTGGACGGCGCGCACTTCCTCGGTGTGCTCACCCCGGCGAAGCTGCACGAGGCGCTGCGCCGCTCGGTGGACGCGGACGCGCGGGGCGTGGCGCGCGGGCAGGTCCCGTTCGACTCGGTGGCGGACGCCTGAGCCCGGTCACTTCCGCAAGCCCTTGTCCTTCAGATAAGCGCGGGCCACGTCGGCGGGCAGCCGGCGCCAGCTGTCCACCTGCTGGTTCAGCCGGCTCAGGTCCTGGGTGGTGAGGACGTCGTTGAGCCTGCCCAGCGCCTTCGCCACGCCCTCGCTGCCCGCGCGGGAGCGGTTGACGACCGGGACCACGTAGTCGGCGTTCTGCAGGTGCTTGTCGTCGGTGAGCAGGACCAGGCCGAAGGAGTCGAGGGTGGCGTCCGTGGTGGTGGTCAGCACCATCTGGTCCCGGCCCTCCTGCACCGCCCGTTTGGCCTGGGTGGTGCCGACGCCCTTGGGGTCGACCCCGGTGATGTCGATGCCGTACACCTTCCTCAACCCCGGTTCGCAGTAGGGCCGTTGCACACACTCGTCGCCCGCCGCGATCCGCACCTTCAGCCTCGCGGCGCCCACATCGCTCAGAGTCCTCAGGCCGTGCCGGCGGGCGTAGGCGGCGGTCACCGCGAAGGCGTTCTGGTCGAGGGCCCGGCCGGGCGGCAGGACGGTGAGTCCGCGGGGCGTGGCGAGCGCGCGCAGGGCGCTCATCGTGGCGGCGAGGTCGGGCGAGCCGACGGGCTTCGCGCCGGCGCCGTGGGTCTTGGCGTTCAGCCAGTCGGCGAACGTGGCCGCGTACTCGGGCACGACGTCGATCTGGCCGGACTCCAGCGCCGGTTCGTACAGCTCCCGGTTGGCGACCGTGAGGATCGAGGTCTTGTAGCCGGCCGGGTTCAGCAGTTGGGCGTACATCTGGGCGAGCAGGTCGCTCTCGGTGAAGCCGGCCGAGCCGATGGTCAGGTGGTGGCTGTCGCCCGGCGGTGCGGTGACCTGGCCGCGGCTCTCCAGGGACGGCCCGGTGGAACAGGCGGTGAGGGCGAGCAACGCAAGCGTCTGGAGGGCTCGTCTCATCGGCCGCCCGGCTCCCGTACCGGCGCCGGTCATCGGCCGCCCCGTACCCACCCCGGCGCCATCCGCTCGGCGATCTCGAAGACGCCCTCGACGACGAGCGCGAACACGGCGACGAGCAGGGCGCCCGCGACCACCTGCGGCGTACTGGCCAGGTTGAAACCGGCGGTGATGATCCGGCCGAGGCCGCCGCCGCCCGCGAGCGCGGCGATGGTGGCGGTGGCGACGAGCTGGACGGCGGCGATCCGCACCCCGTTCAGGACCATCGGCAGCGCGAGGGGCAGCTCCACTCGCAGCAGCATCTGCCGCCCGGTCATCCCCATGCCCCGGGCCGCCTGGACCACGCCGCGGTCGACCTCCCGCATGCCGACGTAGGCGTTGGTGAGCAGCGGCGGTACGGCGAACAGCACCAGGGCCACCACCGTGGGCCCCTCGCCCCACCTGCCGACCGGCGTCAGGAGCAGCAGGACCAGGACGGCGAAGGTGGGTACGGCCCGGCCGACGTTGGAGATGTTGACGGCGAGCGCGCCGCCCTTGCCGAGGTGGCCGAGGACCAGCGCGACGGGCAACGCGATCAGGCAGCTGAGGAACAGGCAGACGACGGTGAGCACCAGGTGCTGCAGCAGCCGGTGCCGGACGCCGTCGTCGCCCGACCAGTGCGCGGGGTCGGTGAGCCAG
Above is a genomic segment from Streptomyces fodineus containing:
- a CDS encoding betaine/proline/choline family ABC transporter ATP-binding protein (Members of the family are the ATP-binding subunit of ABC transporters for substrates such as betaine, L-proline or other amino acids, choline, carnitine, etc. The substrate specificity is best determined from the substrate-binding subunit, rather than this subunit, as it interacts with the permease subunit and not with substrate directly.) translates to MIRFEQVTKRYPDGTTAVDDLSFEVAEGELVTLVGPSGCGKTTTMMMVNRLIEPTSGRIFVDGEDVAGVDPVRLRRRIGYVIQQVGLFPHRTVLDNTATVPALLGWKRAKARARAAELLDLVGLDPKTYGPRYPEQLSGGQRQRVGVARALAADPPVLLMDEPFGAVDPVVREQLQDEFLRMQAAVRKTVLLVTHDIEEAVRLGDRIAVYGQGRIEQFDTPGAVLGAPATSYVAGFVGADRGLKRLSVTAIEPDDLEQPPVARLDEPAAHAVGRLRAQGARWAVVLDAHGDLHGWVGIEELARGGTVGDRTRRMTAWLPVGAPLKQAFGVMLQYDAGWVAVLDGAHFLGVLTPAKLHEALRRSVDADARGVARGQVPFDSVADA
- a CDS encoding ABC transporter substrate-binding protein; amino-acid sequence: MRRALQTLALLALTACSTGPSLESRGQVTAPPGDSHHLTIGSAGFTESDLLAQMYAQLLNPAGYKTSILTVANRELYEPALESGQIDVVPEYAATFADWLNAKTHGAGAKPVGSPDLAATMSALRALATPRGLTVLPPGRALDQNAFAVTAAYARRHGLRTLSDVGAARLKVRIAAGDECVQRPYCEPGLRKVYGIDITGVDPKGVGTTQAKRAVQEGRDQMVLTTTTDATLDSFGLVLLTDDKHLQNADYVVPVVNRSRAGSEGVAKALGRLNDVLTTQDLSRLNQQVDSWRRLPADVARAYLKDKGLRK
- a CDS encoding ABC transporter permease, encoding MSTLAATWHWLTDPAHWSGDDGVRHRLLQHLVLTVVCLFLSCLIALPVALVLGHLGKGGALAVNISNVGRAVPTFAVLVLLLLTPVGRWGEGPTVVALVLFAVPPLLTNAYVGMREVDRGVVQAARGMGMTGRQMLLRVELPLALPMVLNGVRIAAVQLVATATIAALAGGGGLGRIITAGFNLASTPQVVAGALLVAVFALVVEGVFEIAERMAPGWVRGGR